One Orcinus orca chromosome 7, mOrcOrc1.1, whole genome shotgun sequence genomic window carries:
- the GCG gene encoding pro-glucagon isoform X2, protein MKSIYFVAGLLVMLVQGSWQRSLQDTEEKSRSFPAPQTDPLNDPDQMSEDKRHSQGTFTSDYSKYLDSRRAQDFVQWLMNTKRNKNNIAKRHDEFERHAEGTFTSDVSSYLEGQAAKEFIAWLVKGRGRRDFPEEVTIVEELRRRHADGSFSDEMNTVLDNLATRDFINWLLQTKITDR, encoded by the exons atgaaaagcatttaCTTTGTGGCTGGATTGCTTGTAATGCTGGTCCAAGGCAGCTGGCAACGTTCCCTTCAGGACACAGAGGAGAAATCCAG ATCATTCCCAGCTCCCCAGACCGACCCGCTCAATGACCCAGATCAGATGAGTGAAGACAAGCGCCACTCGCAGGGCACGTTCACCAGTGACTACAGCAAGTATCTGGACTCCAGGCGCGCCCAGGATTTTGTGCAGTGGTTGATGAACACCAAGCGGAATAA GAATAACATTGCCAAACGTCACGATGAATTTGAGAGACATGCTGAAGGGACCTTTACCAGTGATGTAAGTTCTTATCTGGAAGGCCAAGCCGCCAAGGAATTCATTGCTTGGCTGGTGAAAGGCCGAGGAAGGCGAGA tttcccaGAAGAAGTCACCATTGTTGAAGAACTCCGCCGCAGACACGCCGATGGCTCTTTCTCTGATGAGATGAACACAGTTCTCGATAATCTTGCCACTCGAGACTTTATAAACTGGTTGCTTCAGACAAAAATTACTGACAGgtga
- the GCG gene encoding pro-glucagon isoform X1 codes for MKSIYFVAGLLVMLVQGSWQRSLQDTEEKSRSFPAPQTDPLNDPDQMSEDKRHSQGTFTSDYSKYLDSRRAQDFVQWLMNTKRNKNNIAKRHDEFERHAEGTFTSDVSSYLEGQAAKEFIAWLVKGRGRRDFPEEVTIVEELRRRHADGSFSDEMNTVLDNLATRDFINWLLQTKITDRK; via the exons atgaaaagcatttaCTTTGTGGCTGGATTGCTTGTAATGCTGGTCCAAGGCAGCTGGCAACGTTCCCTTCAGGACACAGAGGAGAAATCCAG ATCATTCCCAGCTCCCCAGACCGACCCGCTCAATGACCCAGATCAGATGAGTGAAGACAAGCGCCACTCGCAGGGCACGTTCACCAGTGACTACAGCAAGTATCTGGACTCCAGGCGCGCCCAGGATTTTGTGCAGTGGTTGATGAACACCAAGCGGAATAA GAATAACATTGCCAAACGTCACGATGAATTTGAGAGACATGCTGAAGGGACCTTTACCAGTGATGTAAGTTCTTATCTGGAAGGCCAAGCCGCCAAGGAATTCATTGCTTGGCTGGTGAAAGGCCGAGGAAGGCGAGA tttcccaGAAGAAGTCACCATTGTTGAAGAACTCCGCCGCAGACACGCCGATGGCTCTTTCTCTGATGAGATGAACACAGTTCTCGATAATCTTGCCACTCGAGACTTTATAAACTGGTTGCTTCAGACAAAAATTACTGACAG gaAGTAA